One region of Drosophila subobscura isolate 14011-0131.10 chromosome J, UCBerk_Dsub_1.0, whole genome shotgun sequence genomic DNA includes:
- the LOC117895281 gene encoding peroxisomal membrane protein PMP22: MALSKPLYSLFGTYLEQLFNHPVRTKSITACILATSANVTSQRLAGAKKLNQHSVFAYGLFGLLFGGSVPHYFYQTVERLFSHDLRFRKFFLFLSERLVYAPIYQALSLYFLSVFEGNSHGTAVKNVEKLYLPLLKANWQYLSLFVYLNFAYVPPMFRSISTAIISFIWVIYIAKKRRRFADKQAAEKSK; encoded by the exons ATGGCCCTCTCGAAGCCACTTTATTCGCTTTTTGGCACTTATCTGGAGCAACTTTTCAATCATCCGGTTCGCACGAAGTCCATAACGGC GTGCATTTTGGCCACCTCTGCCAATGTGACATCGCAGCGTCTGGCCGGGGCAAAGAAATTGAACCAGCACAGCGTCTTTGCCTATGGCCTGTTTGGACTGCTCTTCGGTGGAAGTGTTCCCCACTACTTCTATCAGACCGTGGAGCGTCTGTTCAGTCATGATTTGCGATTCAGGaaattctttttgttcttgtcTGAACGACTAGTCTACGCCCCAATCTACCAGGCGCTTTCGCTCTACTTCCTGTCTGTGTTCGAG GGCAACTCCCACGGCACGGCTGTTAAGAATGTCGAGAAACTATATTTGCCCCTGCTGAAGGCCAACTGGCAGTACTTGTCCTTGTTTGTGTATCTGAACTTTGCCTATGTGCCGCCCATGTTCCGTTCCATTAGCACGGCCATAATATCCTTCATTTGGGTTATTTACATTGCCAAGAAGCGACGACGCTTCGCGGATAAGCAGGCTGCCGAGAAGTCCAAATAA
- the LOC117895278 gene encoding vacuolar protein sorting-associated protein VTA1 homolog — protein sequence MEFPPCPPSLKSIQHFLKLAQEHDSRDIVIAYWARLYALQVGLKASTQTGEETKLLLAIMDWLELMKKQNADNEALIHEVPAQAHIENYALKLFLYADKQDREENFGKNVVKAFYSSGVLYDILQTFGELSEEAMQNRKYAKWKAAYIHNCLKNGETPIPGPLPDDDDDAEFGEDNLSPGGSGGNGGASITPPDNEAAAFQPEPVQPPTPSSPTTNITPPTAEEVLNNPNKLPSPPVDEEKPGGFEPYVPTAQPNPAIAATIYQPIVPAVGVHITPDQMITAQKYCKYAGSALNYDDVNTAIENLQKALKLLSTGAE from the exons ATGGAGTTCCCACCGTGTCCTCCTTCGCTGAAGTCCATCCAGCACTTCCTGAAGCTGGCCCAGGAGCACGACAGTCGCGATATTGTGATCGCCTACTGGGCAAGACTTTA TGCTCTGCAAGTAGGCCTAAAGGCCTCCACCCAAACCGGGGAGGAGACAAAGCTTCTGTTGG CTATTATGGATTGGTTGGAGCTCATGAAGAAGCAGAATGCCGACAACGAGGCCTTGATCCACGAAGTGCCTGCCCAGGCACACATCGAAAACTATGCTCTGAAATTGTTTCTCTACGCCGACAAGCAGGACCGCGAGGAGAACTTTGGCAA AAACGTAGTCAAGGCTTTTTACTCCAGCGGCGTGCTCTATGACATACTGCAAACCTTTGGCGAGCTGAGCGAGGAGGCGATGCAAAACCGCAAGTACGCCAAATGGAAGGCCGCGTACATACACAACTGCCTGAAGAATGGCGAGACTCCCATACCCGGTCCCCTGcccgatgacgacgacgatgctgaGTTTGGTGAGGACAATCTATCCCCTGGAGGTAGTGGCGGTAATGGCGGTGCCAGCATCACGCCACCCGATAATGAAGCCGCAGCCTTCCAGCCCGAACCGGTGCAGCCACCCACTCCGTCCTCACCGACAACAAACATAACGCCTCCCACTGCCGAGGAGGTGCTTAATAATCCGAACAAATTGCCCAGTCCCCCGGTTGATGAGGAGAAGCCTGGCGGCTTTGAGCCATACGTGCCCACGGCACAACCAAATCCGGCCATCGCAGCCACCATTTACCAGCCCATTGTGCCGGCTGTTGGCGTGCACATCACTCCAGATCAGATGATCACAGCGCAGAAGTATTGCAAGTACGCGGGCAGTGCCCTCAACTACGATGACGTGAATACGGCCATTGAGAATCTGCAGAAGGCATTGAAGCTGCTTAGCACTGGCGCCGAGTAA
- the LOC117895282 gene encoding transmembrane protein 35A, whose translation MPTSNTIVLKSLSVLLGLFFIFVGTLKLTPAISKDLYKDLRTEYVKYAKVFPLTALFGVKIPSKWYRRTIGILEIVCGLAMALIPYHKVKNVANVTLLVLMLLGIYQHWMVSDPFERSGPALVFTFMLGGRLVVWYQTARLQGEMTAATPAPANGVKQD comes from the exons ATGCCCACATCCAATACGATTGTGCTGAAGAGCCTCTCCGTACTGCTCGGAttgtttttcatatttgtcGGAACTTTGAAGCTGACGCCAGCCATCAGCAAGGATCTCTACAAGGATTTG CGCACAGAGTACGTCAAGTATGCGAAAGTGTTTCCACTTACTGCCCTTTTTGGAGTGAAAATCCCCTCGAAATGGTATCGACGCACAATTGGCATTCTGGAGATCGTTTGCGGGTTGGCCATGGCGCTGATTCCCTATC ATAAAGTCAAGAACGTGGCCAATGTgacgctgctggtgctgatgctgctgggaATCTATCAGCACTGGATGGTCAGTGATCCGTTCGAGCGCTCTGGACCGGCGCTGGTGTTCACCTTCATGCTGGGCGGTCGTCTGGTGGTCTGGTATCAGACAGCCCGCTTGCAGGGTGAAATGACGGCGGccacaccagcaccagcgaaCGGCGTCAAGCAAGATTAG
- the LOC117895279 gene encoding protein brother has translation MHHHQNLGEAAAMSGMLPPYEAMAMYEQPKPRFIFKMPRVVPDQKAKYDSDELFRRLGRETEVRYTGYRERAIDERRLRFVNDCRKGYAELSFVTSGTNVQLYFNASHNPYAQDQECDFERERGKVHLRSHFIMNGVCVRFRGWVDLDRLDGVATLEFDEGRAQQEDAQLREQIESYNQRMSAAKRIYPVPNTPPEDHIRRGGPGAMPGGPMGW, from the coding sequence ATGCATCACCATCAAAATCTAGGCGAAGCAGCTGCCATGTCAGGCATGCTGCCGCCTTATGAAGCAATGGCAATGTACGAACAGCCGAAGCCCCGCTTCATCTTCAAGATGCCACGTGTTGTGCCGGATCAGAAAGCAAAGTACGACAGCGACGAGCTGTTCCGGCGTCTTGGTCGGGAGACTGAGGTTCGTTATACTGGATACAGGGAGCGTGCCATTGACGAGCGGCGCTTGCGATTTGTCAACGACTGCCGGAAGGGCTATGCGGAGCTCTCCTTTGTGACATCGGGCACCAATGTGCAGCTCTACTTCAATGCGAGTCACAATCCCTATGCCCAGGACCAGGAGTGCGACTTTGAGCGGGAGCGTGGCAAGGTGCATCTTCGCTCCCATTTCATTATGAACGGAGTTTGTGTGCGCTTCCGCGGCTGGGTGGATCTGGATCGACTGGACGGCGTCGCCACATTGGAGTTTGACGAGGGACGCGCCCAGCAGGAAGATGCCCAGCTGCGGGAACAGATCGAGAGCTATAACCAACGCATGTCCGCGGCGAAGCGCATTTATCCCGTACCGAACACACCCCCCGAGGACCACATTCGTCGTGGCGGACCCGGAGCCATGCCGGGTGGACCGATGGGCTGGTAG
- the LOC117895277 gene encoding proline-rich protein PRCC, whose amino-acid sequence MSLVAYAASSDEESENEEDNAGPQVELLKPQSKPNTAGTSALPVEEKSFNGHISDEDDDYVPQEASLQQQAPPSGRLSLALPKPKVAFEEIQEKVDVDEQVTIPFAKLPMPRAAALGKTFIEEKDDEFLHKKAVPMDSDALEKPPPPPVKERVKISIPSLRDFSDVDKEKAEKSKNKDAKQNMPKGCGLLSLLPQAKSERNFAKSSTTETAMPSTSTATAPKSTNTMPQSRAAAPAFVPDTVKHRRAAHNTEGVDGVKSSTKKPVQGTGAAEKQPKKPLAALVNASDSEEDDDDEEGDFFSLNTEQKLPEVSSNEISALVAKRAAKMVEASGKYLDEMAARDAAEAAEAEATRLQDEQMHNAQKRYHEQQLDPAAMDALVGKNAKRRRKETKDIQVIDISGSQVLPDREEWMRTCLASSTTFQPTGVLTDEEPVAGTRRKHQITYLAHKAKANEAELQAMWSANRQTRRATQSKYGF is encoded by the coding sequence ATGTCGTTGGTTGCCTATGCCGCCAGCAGCGATGAAGAGTCCGAGAATGAAGAGGATAACGCTGGACCACAAGTGGAACTGTTGAAACCGCAGTCAAAACCGAATACAGCAGGAACAAGCGCCCTGCCCGTGGAAGAAAAGTCATTCAATGGCCACATTAgtgacgaggacgacgactaTGTGCCACAAGAAGCGTCcttgcagcagcaagcacCGCCCAGTGGTCGACTGTCACTGGCACTACCCAAGCCTAAAGTGGCTTTTGAAGAGATTCAAGAGAAAGTTGATGTGGACGAGCAGGTGACAATCCCGTTTGCCAAGCTGCCCATGCCACGCGCAGCAGCGTTGGGGAAAACCTTTATAGAGGAGAAGGACGACGAATTTCTACACAAAAAGGCCGTGCCAATGGACAGCGATGCATTGGAGAAGCCTCCCCCTCCACCAGTCAAAGAGCGCGTTAAGATTAGCATCCCATCGCTGAGGGACTTTTCGGATGTGGACAaggaaaaggcagagaaaTCGAAGAACAAAGACGCCAAGCAAAACATGCCCAAAGGATGTGGACTCTTAAGTCTACTGCCCCAAGCAAAGTCTGAGCGTAATTTTGCTAAATCCTCAACAACAGAGACTGCCATGCCGTCCACAAGCACCGCAACTGCTCCAAAGTCAACCAACACAATGCCACAGTCTCGTGCCGCTGCGCCAGCCTTTGTGCCGGATACAGTGAAGCATCGACGCGCTGCGCACAACACAGAAGGAGTAGATGGCGTAAAATCATCTACTAAGAAGCCTGTCCAAGGGACTGGTGCCGCcgaaaagcagccaaagaagcCTTTGGCAGCTCTGGTGAATGCAAGCGACAGTGAGgaagatgatgacgacgaAGAAGGGGACTTTTTCTCGCTaaacacagaacagaaactTCCCGAGGTGAGCAGCAACGAGATCAGCGCGTTGGTAGCCAAACGCGCTGCCAAAATGGTGGAGGCAAGCGGCAAATATCTGGACGAGATGGCCGCTCGTGATGCGGCCGAGGCAGCTGAAGCAGAGGCGACCCGACTCCAAGACGAACAGATGCACAACGCACAAAAGCGCTACCATGAACAACAGCTTGATCCGGCTGCCATGGATGCGTTGGTGGGCAAAAATGCCAAGCGCCGTCGAAAGGAGACCAAGGACATACAAGTGATTGATATATCTGGGTCGCAGGTGCTGCCCGATCGCGAGGAATGGATGCGCACCTGCTTGGCCTCTTCCACAACTTTTCAGCCTACGGGCGTGCTAACGGACGAGGAGCCTGTGGCCGGCACCAGACGCAAGCACCAAATCACCTACCTGGCGCACAAGGCCAAGGCCAACGAGGCCGAGCTCCAGGCCATGTGGTCGGCCAACCGGCAAACTCGAAGGGCCACACAAAGCAAATATGGTTTctga
- the LOC117895283 gene encoding transmembrane protein 60 codes for MTLAHRALFTWFIVLVFLILLCLRLTPRTTWNWFVTFTPLWFFDCILIIYVIIKFIRKWRNLNRLTDLLLLYKWNIGGVLLTITSQVMICLTLEYPQQIPIYVTIAPLILLLSTAIFYVGSRLGKREGWLN; via the coding sequence ATGACACTGGCACACCGGGCACTCTTTACGTGGTTCATAGTACTCGtcttcctcatcctcctctGCCTGCGCCTTACTCCGCGCACCACCTGGAATTGGTTTGTTACCTTCACGCCGCTGTGGTTCTTCGACTGCATTCTCATAATCTACGTGATCATAAAATTCATACGCAAGTGGAGGAATCTGAACCGCCTAACAGACCTGCTGCTCCTGTACAAGTGGAACATTGGCGGTGTGCTGCTGACCATCACCTCACAGGTAATGATATGCCTGACATTGGAATATCCACAGCAGATACCCATCTACGTGACCATCGCCCCTTTGATACTGCTCCTGAGCACCGCAATTTTCTATGTGGGCAGCAGGCTCGGTAAACGGGAGGGCTGGTTGAATTAA
- the LOC117894294 gene encoding spermine oxidase-like, giving the protein MSKSREIVRIVVLGAGASGIAAATRLLEKGFKNVQILEAENRLGGRIHTIPFADNVVDLGAQWCHGEKGNAVYELVKDLHLLERTGDLFGTVRCVRSNKEEVPQELAITLRGIAASSVPDGPSPYAGSVGEYVTQKYWQQIDIQLPSVDRTLAEEMLESCKRSESSLEGSDNLLEVSGRGHLEFAESDGDQLLNWRDLGFERFLRLLMSASDQPDDLGVLKGRVHYQKRVTEINSNCPCNLEVRCSDGETLNADHVICTVSLGVLQEQHETLFVPALPAAKVNAIKSLKLGTVDKFYLEFAAQPLPCDCAGFYCLWMEQDLQVLRSSEFFWLESISGCHRVSYQPRLLQAWIAGGHARHMETLTDEKVLEGLNWLFRKFLNFDVPQPQRFVRTQWYSNPNFRGSYSFRTTKADELSTGPWDLETPVMSDNGYPVLLFAGEASSKTHYSTVHGAVEAGWREANRLNDFYQDISTK; this is encoded by the coding sequence ATGAGCAAGAGCCGAGAAATCGTCCGAATTGTAGTTCTTGGGGCAGGAGCCTCTGGGatagctgctgccactcgtcTCCTGGAGAAGGGTTTTAAGAACGTGCAGATCCTGGAGGCTGAGAACCGCCTGGGTGGACGCATACACACCATTCCATTTGCGGACAATGTAGTTGACCTGGGAGCGCAGTGGTGCCACGGAGAAAAGGGGAATGCCGTGTACGAGCTGGTCAAGGATCTCCATCTCCTCGAGCGGACGGGAGACTTGTTCGGTACAGTGCGGTGCGTGCGATCCAACAAGGAGGAAGTACCTCAGGAGCTGGCTATCACCTTAAGGGGAATAGCAGCGAGTTCGGTTCCAGACGGGCCCAGCCCATACGCGGGGTCAGTGGGAGAATATGTGACGCAGAAGTATTGGCAGCAGATTGACATCCAGCTGCCATCCGTGGACCGCACCCTGGCCGAAGAGATGCTGGAAAGCTGCAAGAGATCCGAAAGCTCTTTGGAGGGCTCCGACAACTTGCTTGAAGTTTCGGGACGTGGACATTTGGAATTCGCTGAATCTGATGGCGATCAGCTACTCAATTGGCGGGATTTGGGCTTTGAGAGATTTCTTCGACTTTTGATGAGCGCCAGCGATCAGCCCGATGACCTTGGAGTGCTCAAGGGACGTGTGCACTACCAGAAGAGAGTTACCGAGATCAACAGTAATTGTCCTTGCAATTTGGAAGTTCGTTGCTCGGACGGAGAGACTCTCAACGCAGATCATGTCATTTGCACCGTCTCCCTGGGAGTACTTCAGGAGCAGCATGAGACGTTGTTTGTGCCTGCACTGCCGGCAGCCAAGGTAAATGCGATTAAAAGCCTGAAACTGGGCACAGTAGACAAGTTCTATTTGGAGTTTGCAGCACAGCCTCTCCCTTGTGACTGTGCGGGATTCTACTGTCTGTGGATGGAGCAGGATCTGCAGGTGCTACGCAGCTCGGAGTTCTTTTGGCTGGAGAGCATTAGCGGCTGCCATCGGGTCTCCTATCAGCCTCGCCTGCTGCAGGCTTGGATTGCGGGTGGGCACGCCCGCCACATGGAGACGCTCACAGACGAAAAAGTACTGGAGGGTCTGAACTGGCTTTTCCGAAAATTTCTCAACTTCGATGTGCCTCAGCCTCAACGCTTTGTGCGCACCCAATGGTATTCCAATCCCAACTTCCGTGGCAGTTACAGTTTTCGTACGACAAAAGCCGATGAGCTGAGCACTGGTCCTTGGGATCTGGAGACTCCAGTGATGAGTGACAATGGTTACCCAGTCTTGCTATTTGCGGGCGAGGCCTCGAGCAAGACTCACTACTCCACAGTACATGGGGCCGTTGAAGCTGGTTGGCGGGAAGCAAACAgattaaatgatttttacCAAGATATTTCTACTAAATAA
- the LOC117894295 gene encoding uncharacterized Golgi apparatus membrane protein-like protein CG5021 isoform X3 — translation MASATVRNVPLLDDDTIPFGEEDEMRDPSRAGEKYTHPYVTFFHLFFRGAAIVIYMFCGWFSDSFITSFVFVVLFLSADFWTVKNISGRLLVGLRWWNYVDDDGVSHWVFESKNSRINKHEQRIFWLGLILCPVFWGLFFLMALFGLKFKWLLLVMIAIALNAANLYGYIKCNYGAGKDLNSAATDFVKTQLFKNAMDIMTKPSTAQPPTNVRPTGIV, via the exons ATGGCATCCGCTACGGTaagaaat GTGCCGCTTCTCGATGATGACACGATACCCTTTGGCGAGGAGGATGAAATGCGCGATCCCAGTCGGGCGGGAGAAAAATACAC GCACCCATACGTCACCTTCTTTCACCTGTTCTTCCGTGGTGCAGCCATCGTGATCTACATGTTCTGTGGATGGTTCAGTGATTCCTTCATAACCAGCTTCGTGTTTGTGGTGCTCTTCCTCTCGGCAGACTTCTGGACGGTAAAGAATATCTCCGGAAGACTTCTCGTTGGGCTGCGCTGGTGGAATTACGTTGATGACGATGGCGTATCCCACTGGGTGTTCGAGTCGAAAAAT AGCCGTATCAACAAGCACGAGCAGCGTATTTTCTGGCTAGGACTGATACTCTGCCCAGTGTTCTGGGGACTGTTCTTCCTGATGGCCCTGTTTGGACTGAAGTTTAAATGGCTGTTGCTGGTCATGATTGCCATTGCCCTGAATGCTGCAAATCTGTATGGGTACATCAAGTGCAACTACGGTGCTGGAAAGGATCTGAACAGCGCCGCCACAGACTTTGTCAAGACACAGCTCTTCAAGAATGCCATGGACATAATGACCAAGCCCAGTACCGCCCAGCCACCGACAAATGTGCGTCCAACGGGCATAGTTTAA
- the LOC117894295 gene encoding uncharacterized Golgi apparatus membrane protein-like protein CG5021 isoform X4: protein MASATVPLLDDDTIPFGEEDEMRDPSRAGEKYTHPYVTFFHLFFRGAAIVIYMFCGWFSDSFITSFVFVVLFLSADFWTVKNISGRLLVGLRWWNYVDDDGVSHWVFESKNSRINKHEQRIFWLGLILCPVFWGLFFLMALFGLKFKWLLLVMIAIALNAANLYGYIKCNYGAGKDLNSAATDFVKTQLFKNAMDIMTKPSTAQPPTNVRPTGIV, encoded by the exons ATGGCATCCGCTACG GTGCCGCTTCTCGATGATGACACGATACCCTTTGGCGAGGAGGATGAAATGCGCGATCCCAGTCGGGCGGGAGAAAAATACAC GCACCCATACGTCACCTTCTTTCACCTGTTCTTCCGTGGTGCAGCCATCGTGATCTACATGTTCTGTGGATGGTTCAGTGATTCCTTCATAACCAGCTTCGTGTTTGTGGTGCTCTTCCTCTCGGCAGACTTCTGGACGGTAAAGAATATCTCCGGAAGACTTCTCGTTGGGCTGCGCTGGTGGAATTACGTTGATGACGATGGCGTATCCCACTGGGTGTTCGAGTCGAAAAAT AGCCGTATCAACAAGCACGAGCAGCGTATTTTCTGGCTAGGACTGATACTCTGCCCAGTGTTCTGGGGACTGTTCTTCCTGATGGCCCTGTTTGGACTGAAGTTTAAATGGCTGTTGCTGGTCATGATTGCCATTGCCCTGAATGCTGCAAATCTGTATGGGTACATCAAGTGCAACTACGGTGCTGGAAAGGATCTGAACAGCGCCGCCACAGACTTTGTCAAGACACAGCTCTTCAAGAATGCCATGGACATAATGACCAAGCCCAGTACCGCCCAGCCACCGACAAATGTGCGTCCAACGGGCATAGTTTAA
- the LOC117894295 gene encoding uncharacterized Golgi apparatus membrane protein-like protein CG5021 isoform X2: protein MASATVPLLDDDTIPFGEEDEMRDPSRAGEKYTHPYVTFFHLFFRGAAIVIYMFCGWFSDSFITSFVFVVLFLSADFWTVKNISGRLLVGLRWWNYVDDDGVSHWVFESKNSESYQSRINKHEQRIFWLGLILCPVFWGLFFLMALFGLKFKWLLLVMIAIALNAANLYGYIKCNYGAGKDLNSAATDFVKTQLFKNAMDIMTKPSTAQPPTNVRPTGIV from the exons ATGGCATCCGCTACG GTGCCGCTTCTCGATGATGACACGATACCCTTTGGCGAGGAGGATGAAATGCGCGATCCCAGTCGGGCGGGAGAAAAATACAC GCACCCATACGTCACCTTCTTTCACCTGTTCTTCCGTGGTGCAGCCATCGTGATCTACATGTTCTGTGGATGGTTCAGTGATTCCTTCATAACCAGCTTCGTGTTTGTGGTGCTCTTCCTCTCGGCAGACTTCTGGACGGTAAAGAATATCTCCGGAAGACTTCTCGTTGGGCTGCGCTGGTGGAATTACGTTGATGACGATGGCGTATCCCACTGGGTGTTCGAGTCGAAAAAT TCTGAATCTTACCAGAGCCGTATCAACAAGCACGAGCAGCGTATTTTCTGGCTAGGACTGATACTCTGCCCAGTGTTCTGGGGACTGTTCTTCCTGATGGCCCTGTTTGGACTGAAGTTTAAATGGCTGTTGCTGGTCATGATTGCCATTGCCCTGAATGCTGCAAATCTGTATGGGTACATCAAGTGCAACTACGGTGCTGGAAAGGATCTGAACAGCGCCGCCACAGACTTTGTCAAGACACAGCTCTTCAAGAATGCCATGGACATAATGACCAAGCCCAGTACCGCCCAGCCACCGACAAATGTGCGTCCAACGGGCATAGTTTAA
- the LOC117894295 gene encoding uncharacterized Golgi apparatus membrane protein-like protein CG5021 isoform X1, giving the protein MASATVRNVPLLDDDTIPFGEEDEMRDPSRAGEKYTHPYVTFFHLFFRGAAIVIYMFCGWFSDSFITSFVFVVLFLSADFWTVKNISGRLLVGLRWWNYVDDDGVSHWVFESKNSESYQSRINKHEQRIFWLGLILCPVFWGLFFLMALFGLKFKWLLLVMIAIALNAANLYGYIKCNYGAGKDLNSAATDFVKTQLFKNAMDIMTKPSTAQPPTNVRPTGIV; this is encoded by the exons ATGGCATCCGCTACGGTaagaaat GTGCCGCTTCTCGATGATGACACGATACCCTTTGGCGAGGAGGATGAAATGCGCGATCCCAGTCGGGCGGGAGAAAAATACAC GCACCCATACGTCACCTTCTTTCACCTGTTCTTCCGTGGTGCAGCCATCGTGATCTACATGTTCTGTGGATGGTTCAGTGATTCCTTCATAACCAGCTTCGTGTTTGTGGTGCTCTTCCTCTCGGCAGACTTCTGGACGGTAAAGAATATCTCCGGAAGACTTCTCGTTGGGCTGCGCTGGTGGAATTACGTTGATGACGATGGCGTATCCCACTGGGTGTTCGAGTCGAAAAAT TCTGAATCTTACCAGAGCCGTATCAACAAGCACGAGCAGCGTATTTTCTGGCTAGGACTGATACTCTGCCCAGTGTTCTGGGGACTGTTCTTCCTGATGGCCCTGTTTGGACTGAAGTTTAAATGGCTGTTGCTGGTCATGATTGCCATTGCCCTGAATGCTGCAAATCTGTATGGGTACATCAAGTGCAACTACGGTGCTGGAAAGGATCTGAACAGCGCCGCCACAGACTTTGTCAAGACACAGCTCTTCAAGAATGCCATGGACATAATGACCAAGCCCAGTACCGCCCAGCCACCGACAAATGTGCGTCCAACGGGCATAGTTTAA